A genome region from Anastrepha ludens isolate Willacy chromosome 3, idAnaLude1.1, whole genome shotgun sequence includes the following:
- the LOC128856505 gene encoding antigen 5 like allergen Cul n 1-like: MLFKYVPLFVLLYTAAVVEAAGDVDYCSPAYMCSGRREKHVLACNHTGTFDSRCPANAEMLPITTEFKKLFLGEQNKYRNEVAKGLVFEPAAAMATLEWDDELAYFAELNVKQCGIIYEDQKCFTTARYNTLDQNIGWVFYTKSRFNRANIYADIKEHIRVYWYEQYHDCTQAEIDSYHPPEIKLILHFGKMVMDRNNRVGCAASLYETDYGFNVLFTCNYARRLFCYKPIFRSGVYPGSHCRTGMNPLYPFLCSTKEEFNPNDYKV; the protein is encoded by the exons atgttgTTTAAGTACGTACCACTTTTCGTCTTGTTGTACACTGCAGCTGTGGTGGAGGCGGCTGGTGATGTGGACTACTGTAGCCCAGCTTATATGTGTAGTGGGCGGCGCGAAAAGCACGTTCTAGCATGTAATCATACTGGA ACATTCGACTCACGTTGCCCAGCTAATGCTGAGATGCTGCCTATTACGACTGAATTTAAGAAACTTTTCCTAggtgaacaaaataaatatcGCAACGAAGTGGCGAAGGGTCTCGTCTTCGAGCCAGCTGCAGCTATGGCCACCTTGGAATGGGACGACGAGTTGGCATACTTTGCTGAACTCAATGTGAAGCAATGCGGCATAATTTATGAGGATCAGAAATGTTTCACGACGGCACGCTACAATACGCTTGATCAAAATATCGGTTGGGTGTTTTATACGAAATCGAGATTTAATCGCGCGAATATTTATGCTGATATTAAGGAGCACATACGTGTTTACTGGTATGAGCAATATCACGACTGTACACAGGCCGAAATCGATTCGTATCATCCACCGGAAAT caaattgattctacactttggTAAAATGGTAATGGATCGCAACAATCGCGTTGGCTGCGCTGCCTCTCTCTATGAAACTGATTACGGTTTTAATGTGCTGTTCACATGTAATTATGCCCGCCGCTTATTCTGCTACAAGCCCATATTCCGTTCAGGCGTCTATCCAGGTTCACACTGCCGAACCGGCATGAATCCGCTATATCCATTCTTATGCTCAACTAAGGAGGAATTTAATCCAAATGACTATAAAGTCTAA
- the LOC128856507 gene encoding antigen 5 like allergen Cul n 1 gives MFFNKFLFRALVAVLIAHRETTASTAAVKVDMAIKATKTMPIIATSKESTVNNTTAISATTNNVSTTPIAPTATTIAPDVNAVNIYCAPSLCELYNGSHVLQVPHIACNNNNTFGPTCGAKPHLLYMSQRRRQFILDMHNLARARIASGQLEGYRAAAHMPMLKWDDELEYLATLHAKRCQFGHDQCRNTPRYQYSGQNIGYFWIGREFKSHVKRIKSFILNWFREYRDANQTFIDKYTPHPDGKKIGHFTMLVADRAHRVGCAVIRYRDPSQINDLKLLMTCNYDFTNILGEPVFQSGPAASKCIYKISEKYPSLCDWKDAVYEYDSAQSIEADDSNAVDSSFIN, from the exons ATGTTTTTCAACAAGTTTTTGTTTCGTGCTCTCGTAGCGGTATTAATCGCACACCGGGAAACGACCGCGTCAACAGCGGCTGTGAAAGTGGATATGGCTATaaaggcaacaaaaacaatgcctATAATAGCAACAAGCAAAGAAAGCACTGTCAATAACACAACCGCTATTAGCGCCACCACCAACAATGTTAGCACCACTCCAATTGCACCCACAGCCACAACAATAGCACCCGATGTCAACGCCGTCAATATCTATTGTGCGCCTTCACTCTGTGAACTCTACAACGGCAGTCATGTGTTGCAAGTGCCGCACATCgcttgcaacaacaataatacctTTGGGCCCACCTGTGGCGCTAAACCGCATCTACTCTATATGAGCCAGCGAAGGCGTCAATTTATTTTAGATATGCATAATCTGGCTCGTGCACGTATCGCCTCCGGCCAGTTGGAGGGTTATCGCGCCGCCGCTCACATGCCAATGCTCAAGTGGGACGATGAATTGGAGTATCTGGCTACGCTGCATGCTAAACGGTGTCAATTTGGACATGATCAATGCCGCAATACGCCACGCTATCAATATAGTGGTCAGAATATTGGTTACTTTTGGATTGGTCGGGAGTTTAAGTCGCATGTCAAGCGTATAAAATCGTTTATACTGAATTGGTTTCGCGAGTATCGAGATGCTAATCAAACATTCATTGACAAATACACACCGCATCCGGACGG caaaaaaattggccaTTTCACCATGTTGGTTGCCGATCGTGCGCATCGCGTGGGTTGTGCTGTTATACGCTATCGGGATCCCAGCCAAATTAATGACTTAAAACTATTAATGACATGTAATTATGATTTTACAAATATACTGGGCGAGCCTGTCTTTCAAAGTGGTCCAGCAGCTAGCAAATGCATTTATaagataagtgaaaaatatccaTCACTTTGTGACTGGAAGGATGCCGTTTACGAATATGATAGTGCGCAGAGTATCGAAGCCGATGATAGCAATGCGGTCGATAGcagttttataaattaa